The segment GTATAGGTTCAAGTTATATGTAGGAGCGATTGTTACCAAGTTCGTGTATTTCCAAGCATCAGAGATGATGTAGGAAGCGTTAGTTTTGGAAACATCATAGATTTTGATATCTGTTACACCGCGTTTGGATAATTGTTTAGCCAATTGTTGTGCAATGTCACGAGTGTTACCATACATAGAACCGAAGGCGATAACAACGCCTTTTTTCTCAGCTGTATAGTTGGACCAGTGCAAGTATTTGTGCAAGATGTATTGAATTGTTTCAGGTGTACGCCAGATTGGACCATGAAGTGGAGCAATGCGTTTGATTTCAAGACCAGAAACTTTGCGAATTGCATTTTGTACTTGAGGACCGTATTTACCAACGATATTTGTATAGTAACGACGAGCTTCTTCTTCATATGTAGCAATGAAATCTGTTTGGTCCGCAAAGATGTTACCATTAACGGTACCAAATGTACCGAAAGCATCTGCAGAGAACAATGTGCCTGTAGATTTTTCATAAGTACAAGTTACTTCTGGCCAGTGAACCATAGGCATAGTGTAGGAAACAAGAGTATGTTTACCTAGGCAAATTTCATCGCCCTCTTTAACTGTGTAATATTGGTCAGGTTTTGGAGTATTGTAGAATTGTTCAAACATGCGGAATGTTGTAGCGTTACCAACCATTTTACAGTTTGGATAGCGTTCCAATGTGTCTAACAATGTTTGGCAATGATCTGGTTCCATATGGTTTACAATGATGTAATCAAGGTCGCGACCATTCAAAAGATGAGTCAAGTTGTCAAAGTATTCTTCGCGAATTTCTGCATCAACAGAGTCTACAACACAAGTTTTTTCATCATCGATGAAATAGCTGTTATAGCTAACACCATTTGGAATAGGGAATAAGTTTTCAAAACGTTCTGTAGTCCAGTCATTACTACCAATCCAGTAGATATTATGGGTCATTTTCTGAGCACAATGCATAATAAAATCCTTTCTTAACTCACATTTGTTATGTATAGGTTTACACGAATTCTCATGTTCGTAAATATATCATCAACTTATAATACTAATATTTTCGAAAAAAATCAATATTGAAAAGCCTACCCCAAGGAGTAGGCTTTCACCTGAAAGAATAGTCATAAATTATTTGAAGTATTTTACACCAGATGTAAAGATTGGCATCTCTAATTGACCAGGAATATTTTTGCTAATTCCTGTGCCACAGCGTTCGGAGTGTGCCATTTTACCAAATACGCGACCATCAGGACTATAAATACCTTCGATAGCAGCTACAGATTGGTTAGGGTTGAAGCGGCTATCCATGGATGCAATACCATCAAAGTCTACATATTGTGTAGCAATTTGACCAGTTTTATTGAATTCCAATACTTGTTGAGGGGATGCAATGAAGCGACCTTCACCGTGAGAGATAGGTACAGTGTAGATTTCGCCTGCTTTAGCATCGCTCATCCAAGGAGATTTTGTAGAAATAACTTTAGTGTTAACCATACGAGACAAGTGACGACCAATTGTGTTGTACGTCAAAGTAGGATGGTCAGCAGTTAAGGTTTCAATATGACCACCTGGCAACAAGCCTAATTTGATAAGTGCTTGGAAGCCGTTACAAATACCAAGTACAAGGCCATCTTGTTTGTACAAGAGATTTTCTAGGCCTTCAGCCAGGTATGGATTACGGAAGAGGGTAGCCATAAATTTGCCAGAACCATCTGGTTCATCGCCAGCACTGAAACCACCAGGGAACATAAGAATTTGAGATTCTGCTAATTTAGCTTTGATTACGTCGATAGATTCTTTTAATTGTTCTGGTGTTTGGTTTCGAATTACTACAATATCTGTTTCGGCCCCAGCTCGTTCGAAGGCACGAGTCGCATCAAATTCGCAGTTTGTACCAGGAAATACGGGGATGAGAACCTTTGGTTTGGCACCTAAGGATGTACTGCGAGGTTTAGCGTGTTGATCATGGATGTACGCTACTGCTTCTCCAGAGCCATTTGGAGCATGCATAGGGAATATATCGTTGAGTGGAGCTTCATAAGTTGCTTGGATCTCCTTGAGTGATACGGATTGATCCGCCCATTCAATAACTGGATTTGCTTGTGTTACACCGATTACTTTTAAACCTGGTAACTCTAAGAGATAGTTAACAGCTTTAATATCTACCTCTACGATAAATGCACCAAGAGCAGGTTGGAAAATACCTCGTTCAGCATATTTATCGAATTTAACACCAATATTATTGCCGAGGGCCATTTTTGTGACAGCTTCAGGGATGCCACCTTGGTCAACTACATAAGCAGAGTAAACACGACCTTTTTCAATTTGTTCTTGCAAGGTATCGCAATTTTCTTTGAAACGATCCCAATCTGGAGTGTCGTCGTACATGCGAGGCACATCGAAGAATACGAGGCGATGATCTACGCCTTTAAGGTCCTGACTTACGATATTGTCTATATGAGCTGTACCAACTGCAAAGGATACGAGCGTAGGAGGAACTGTAAGGTCCATAAATGTACCGCTC is part of the Veillonella nakazawae genome and harbors:
- a CDS encoding FprA family A-type flavoprotein — translated: MHCAQKMTHNIYWIGSNDWTTERFENLFPIPNGVSYNSYFIDDEKTCVVDSVDAEIREEYFDNLTHLLNGRDLDYIIVNHMEPDHCQTLLDTLERYPNCKMVGNATTFRMFEQFYNTPKPDQYYTVKEGDEICLGKHTLVSYTMPMVHWPEVTCTYEKSTGTLFSADAFGTFGTVNGNIFADQTDFIATYEEEARRYYTNIVGKYGPQVQNAIRKVSGLEIKRIAPLHGPIWRTPETIQYILHKYLHWSNYTAEKKGVVIAFGSMYGNTRDIAQQLAKQLSKRGVTDIKIYDVSKTNASYIISDAWKYTNLVTIAPTYNLNLYLTMENLIHELKALNFQNHKVSIIGNHSWASAAMKTMVAHFENDFKDIEIVSEPLDIKSSLKAEDLPKIEKMADDIKASIDAAEIKEVL